CAGGCCTCGGCACCGAGGGCCACCAGAGGCTGCAGCCGCTCGGGATGGCGATTCCACACCCGCAGCCCCAGGCCCCTCTGGAGCAGTCGCTGACCGATGGCCGAGCCCAGCAGGCCCGTGCCCAGCAGGGCGATCGGCGGCGAGGAGGACATGAGGGCCTGGCGGATGCCCCCAGCTTCCGACAGCGTGCTCAGCTGAGTCCCAGTCCGCCGCAGCCCAGGAATCAGCATTGCTGATCGTTTTGCCCGGTCCCCCCTTCCCCAGAGGCGCCCGGGCTTTTCCCCAGGTTTTCCCAGCCCAGGATGGGGCCAGGGCAGGGGCCTGCCCGCCGCTGGGGAGAAGGCACGGCCAGCGGTGGGGAAAAGCATCGGCCCTTGACAGCTCCGGGCCCGCGCTTTGTGAGGGCATGTCGCTGCGCTGCAGCCCCCCACCCTGCTGATCCGGTGCGGGATCTCAGCATGGGAGAGGGCGCGGCGGTCCCATGGGGCGCGATTTGACGTGGGCCGTCGCCTGTGGAGTACTGGTGCCCACACGGAATCGGCTGGTGATGTCCGACAGCCAAGGGCAGCGAGGATCTGAAGCTGGGGAACCCCCGGCAGGCCCGGTGATGGCGGCCGCGGGCGACCTGCCGGACTCCGGCACGGTGAGCCTCCAGGCCCGGGTTCCCGAGGAGCTGGTGCAATCGATGCGGCGCTTCCTCGAGTGCCATCCGAACTGGGACCAGTACCGGCTGGTGCAGGCGGCCCTGGCGGGGTTCCTGGTGCAGAACGGGGTGCAGAACCGCGACCTCACCCGCTGCTATCTGGCCAACCTCTTCCCCTCCCAGCCCGATTTCCGCGGTTTCTGAGAGCGCGGAGGTGGGCGAGGGTGTGGGCGCAGGTGCGGGGCGCTCAGCCGGCCGCCGGCTCAGGCCTCCCTCAGCCCTGCCGTCCGCCCTGCGGTCCGCTGACGGGCTCGGGAAACAACTGCCGGTAGGCCGCCACCTGGATGCAGGTGGCCACGGGCAGGGTGATGGCCAGTCCGACCAGCAGCAGCAGAAACCCCGCCAGCACCACCAGGCCCAGCACCAGGGTGAGCCCGAGAGCCTGAAGCCAGTGGGGGTCGATCGCCTCCCGTCCCAACCGGAACGCCTTCAGCGGGGCTGCCGGGCCGAGCACACTGATCGGCAGACAGAGCAGCTGGTCGGTGACCAGATAGATCCCCACGGCCCATCCGGCCAGCAGGGGCAGCCAGGCCAGGGCCGGCTGGATCAGAGCGATCAGCCAGGCACTGGCCTGGGCCAGACGGGCGATCAGGCTCAGCACCAGCAGCACCAGGGCAAGGGTGCCGCCGCCCCGCAGCATCGCCCGACCGTCCGGACGCAGCATGCGGCGCAGCCGCGGGCGG
This sequence is a window from Cyanobium sp. PCC 7001. Protein-coding genes within it:
- a CDS encoding DUF2811 domain-containing protein, giving the protein MAAAGDLPDSGTVSLQARVPEELVQSMRRFLECHPNWDQYRLVQAALAGFLVQNGVQNRDLTRCYLANLFPSQPDFRGF